From Streptomyces sp. NBC_00690, a single genomic window includes:
- a CDS encoding GNAT family N-acetyltransferase has product MSGPTAWFSDTGVIRSGPGTTSADTIPGSSARSPSIPHPPAPRDVSPGAATPTHPLDDPAHWAATLTPAGRFQLEPVSIERDLRRLSRWMNDPAVSAYWELAGPPSITLAHVRQQLDGDGRSVPCLGLLDGRAMSYFEIYRADLDPLGRYYSARTDDTGIHVLIGSDSDRGRGLGSVLIRAVADLVLDHRPRCGRVLAEPDIRNTPSLAAFLAAGFRYSSEIDLPDKRAALLVRDRGHRNQL; this is encoded by the coding sequence ATGAGCGGCCCCACAGCGTGGTTCTCCGACACCGGCGTCATCCGTTCGGGCCCCGGCACCACGTCAGCCGACACGATTCCGGGTAGCTCCGCGCGGTCACCCTCGATCCCGCACCCACCCGCACCACGTGACGTCTCGCCCGGTGCCGCCACCCCGACTCACCCCCTGGACGACCCCGCCCACTGGGCCGCCACCTTGACTCCGGCCGGCCGATTCCAACTGGAGCCCGTGTCCATCGAACGGGATCTGCGCCGCCTCAGCCGCTGGATGAACGACCCCGCCGTGTCCGCGTACTGGGAGCTGGCCGGACCCCCGTCGATCACGCTGGCGCACGTGCGCCAGCAACTCGACGGCGACGGACGGAGCGTCCCTTGCCTTGGACTCCTCGACGGCAGGGCGATGAGCTACTTCGAGATCTACCGAGCCGATCTCGACCCCCTCGGTCGGTACTACTCCGCGCGCACCGACGACACCGGTATCCATGTCCTGATCGGCAGCGATTCCGACCGGGGGCGCGGTCTGGGCTCCGTCCTCATCCGGGCGGTCGCAGATCTCGTGCTCGACCACCGCCCACGCTGCGGACGGGTCCTCGCAGAACCGGACATACGCAACACTCCCTCGCTCGCCGCCTTCCTCGCGGCCGGCTTCCGCTACTCCTCGGAGATCGATCTCCCGGACAAGCGAGCCGCCCTGCTGGTGCGCGATCGGGGACATCGGAACCAGCTGTGA
- a CDS encoding ATP-dependent DNA helicase, whose amino-acid sequence MTKPSLPELLHAAVTAVGGVERPGQVSMAEAVAQAVDDGSHLLVQAGTGTGKSLGYLVPAVAHGERVVIATATLALQRQLVERDLPRTVDALHPLLRRRPEFAMLKGRSNYLCLHRLHEGVPQEEEEGLFDPFEAATPTSKLGQDLLRLRDWADETETGDRDALTPGISDRAWSQVSVSSRECLGATKCAYGAECFAEMARERAKLADVVVTNHALLAIDAIEGAPVLPPHEVLVIDEAHELVSRVTGAATGELTPGQVNRAVRRAAKLVNEKAADSLQTAAETFERLMELALPGRLEEIPEDLSYALLALRDAARTVISGLGATRDKSVQDEDAVRKQALASVEGIHDVAERITQGSEYDVVWYERHDRFGASLRVAPMNVSGLLREKLFNERSVVLTSATLKLGGDFNGVGASLGLSPEGTEGEDAPPWKGLDVGSPFDYPKQGILYVARHLTAPGREGSRTDMMDELAELVEAAGGRTLGLFSSMRAAQAAAEELRSRLDHPILLQGEETLGELIKSFAADSRTCLFGTLSLWQGVDVPGPSCQLVIMDRIPFPRPDDPLMSARQKAVEEAGGNGFMAVAATHAALLMAQGAGRLVRATEDRGVVAVLDPRLANARYGSFLRASLPDFWYTTDRNQVRRSLAAIDSVAKADGA is encoded by the coding sequence ATGACGAAGCCATCCCTCCCTGAACTACTCCATGCCGCCGTGACCGCCGTCGGCGGTGTGGAGCGGCCCGGCCAGGTCAGCATGGCCGAGGCCGTGGCCCAAGCCGTCGACGACGGTTCTCACCTCCTGGTGCAGGCGGGCACCGGCACCGGAAAGTCGCTGGGCTATCTCGTGCCCGCCGTGGCCCACGGGGAGCGCGTCGTCATCGCGACGGCCACGCTGGCCCTCCAACGCCAGCTCGTCGAGCGCGACCTGCCCCGCACGGTGGACGCCTTGCACCCCCTGCTGCGCCGGCGGCCGGAGTTCGCCATGCTCAAGGGTCGTTCCAACTACCTCTGCCTCCATCGGCTCCACGAGGGTGTGCCGCAGGAAGAGGAGGAGGGACTCTTCGACCCCTTCGAGGCGGCGACACCGACCAGCAAGCTCGGACAGGACCTTCTGCGGCTGAGGGACTGGGCGGACGAGACGGAGACAGGTGACCGTGATGCCCTGACACCGGGAATCTCCGACCGCGCATGGTCCCAGGTCTCTGTTTCGTCCCGGGAGTGCCTGGGGGCGACCAAGTGCGCCTACGGCGCTGAGTGCTTTGCCGAGATGGCGCGGGAGCGGGCCAAACTCGCCGATGTGGTGGTGACGAACCACGCGCTGTTGGCCATCGACGCCATCGAGGGCGCGCCCGTCCTCCCGCCGCACGAGGTCCTGGTGATCGACGAGGCCCACGAGCTGGTTTCCCGGGTCACCGGAGCCGCGACGGGCGAGTTGACCCCCGGCCAGGTGAACCGGGCTGTGCGACGGGCCGCGAAGTTGGTCAACGAGAAGGCCGCGGACTCTCTCCAGACGGCGGCCGAGACCTTTGAGCGGCTGATGGAGCTGGCATTGCCGGGGCGCTTGGAGGAGATCCCCGAAGACCTCAGCTATGCCCTTCTCGCGCTGCGGGATGCTGCGCGTACCGTCATTTCCGGGCTCGGCGCCACCCGAGACAAGTCAGTGCAGGACGAGGACGCCGTCCGCAAGCAGGCACTCGCCTCCGTGGAAGGCATCCACGATGTCGCGGAGCGCATCACTCAGGGCTCCGAATACGACGTGGTCTGGTACGAACGCCATGATCGATTCGGGGCGTCGTTGCGGGTGGCCCCGATGAATGTGTCGGGTCTGCTGCGGGAGAAGCTCTTCAATGAGCGCTCCGTGGTCCTGACCTCAGCGACCTTGAAACTCGGCGGTGATTTCAATGGAGTCGGCGCATCGCTGGGACTCTCTCCCGAAGGGACCGAAGGAGAGGACGCTCCTCCGTGGAAGGGTCTCGACGTCGGTTCGCCGTTCGACTATCCGAAGCAGGGCATTCTTTATGTCGCACGCCATTTGACGGCACCGGGCCGTGAGGGCTCTCGTACGGACATGATGGACGAGCTGGCGGAACTGGTCGAAGCCGCCGGTGGGCGCACACTGGGGCTGTTCTCGTCCATGCGGGCCGCGCAGGCCGCCGCCGAGGAGCTCCGCAGCAGGCTCGACCATCCGATCCTGCTTCAGGGCGAGGAAACCCTGGGTGAGCTGATCAAGTCCTTCGCGGCGGATTCCCGCACCTGCCTCTTCGGCACCCTGTCCCTCTGGCAGGGCGTGGATGTTCCAGGGCCCAGCTGTCAATTGGTGATCATGGACCGGATTCCCTTTCCCCGTCCTGACGATCCACTGATGAGTGCCCGACAGAAAGCCGTGGAGGAAGCGGGCGGCAATGGGTTCATGGCCGTCGCGGCCACTCACGCCGCGCTGCTCATGGCGCAGGGCGCCGGTCGTCTTGTGCGGGCCACGGAGGACCGGGGAGTCGTGGCGGTGCTGGACCCGAGGCTGGCCAACGCCCGGTACGGGAGCTTCCTCCGGGCCTCCCTCCCGGACTTCTGGTACACCACGGACCGTAACCAGGTGCGACGCTCCCTGGCGGCGATCGATTCGGTGGCGAAGGCGGACGGCGCATAG
- a CDS encoding IucA/IucC family protein, which produces MTSITPSDTSPSPVAVAGVPDPARGTLDERGAEEPPTVPHQQPRGRRGDHATSMPSVVAARAVSGSAHSPSAVPTGGQPSEPHVEARSADPLDHPDARYAADAAAVENLLRCWVREHSLNRPDGPSLRIALPASDTALLVPVRYWSPTGWHRFDPPSWEGTPDDAPRVDAVTLACLLSREAHEGTETDGAELVAQVHDSVRHTTTFIAARRRHPEPAPQADLFLTAEQSLLLGHPLHPTPKSREGFTASELPRYSPEAYGSFPLHWLAVHRSVLASESAWTEQGRALPADQLITRLCGDLRYPQHTVPLPLHPWQARELRHRPAAAALFDSGLLHDLGPHGGPWHPTSSLRTVHRPGSPAMLKLSLGVRITNSRRENLRKELHRGVEVHRLLRTGLAGQWQAAHPGFDIVRDPAWLAVDTCDAHGQQEPVPGLDVVLRHNPFRPHDDVVCVAALTAPRPWPGRTGMHSRLSNVVERLTAKTGRPSSAVAAEWFLRYLDHVVRPVLWLDAVAGVALEAHQQNTLVILDRDGWPIGGRYRDNQGYYFRESRREELHRRLPGIGRASDTFVSDDVADERFAYYLAVNNVFGLVGAFGSQGLVDEHVLLAAFRQFLLSTRALGSPLPALLLEAPALRAKANLLTRLHGLDELVGPVDTQSVYVTITNPLHR; this is translated from the coding sequence ATGACCTCCATCACCCCATCGGATACCTCCCCTTCACCCGTGGCGGTCGCAGGGGTACCTGACCCGGCGAGAGGGACGCTCGACGAGCGCGGCGCAGAGGAGCCGCCCACCGTCCCGCACCAGCAGCCCCGCGGACGCCGCGGCGACCACGCCACCTCGATGCCTTCGGTCGTCGCCGCCAGGGCGGTCAGTGGCTCCGCCCACTCGCCGTCCGCAGTCCCCACGGGCGGCCAGCCATCCGAACCCCATGTCGAAGCGCGATCTGCCGACCCCCTCGACCACCCGGACGCCCGCTATGCCGCGGACGCAGCCGCCGTGGAGAACCTCCTGCGCTGCTGGGTTCGCGAGCACTCCCTCAACAGACCCGACGGGCCGAGCCTGCGCATCGCCCTGCCGGCCAGCGACACGGCACTGCTCGTACCCGTCCGCTACTGGTCGCCCACCGGTTGGCACCGCTTCGACCCTCCGAGCTGGGAGGGCACTCCCGACGACGCGCCCCGAGTCGATGCCGTCACGCTGGCCTGTCTGTTGAGCCGCGAAGCACACGAGGGCACCGAAACCGACGGCGCCGAACTGGTGGCCCAGGTCCATGACTCCGTCCGCCACACCACCACCTTCATCGCCGCCCGTCGCCGCCACCCCGAACCGGCCCCCCAAGCAGATCTCTTCCTGACCGCCGAGCAGTCCCTGTTGCTGGGGCATCCCCTCCATCCGACACCCAAGAGCCGCGAGGGATTCACCGCGAGTGAACTGCCCCGCTACTCGCCCGAGGCGTACGGCTCCTTCCCCCTGCACTGGCTCGCCGTCCACCGGTCCGTCCTGGCCAGCGAATCTGCATGGACGGAACAGGGCCGAGCCCTGCCCGCCGACCAACTCATCACCCGACTCTGCGGGGATCTCCGCTACCCCCAGCACACCGTCCCCCTCCCTCTCCATCCCTGGCAGGCGCGCGAACTGCGCCACCGCCCCGCTGCCGCAGCCCTGTTTGACTCCGGACTGCTCCACGACCTGGGACCCCACGGTGGCCCCTGGCACCCGACGTCCTCGCTCCGCACCGTGCACAGACCCGGCTCACCAGCCATGCTCAAGCTGTCGCTGGGTGTGCGCATCACCAACTCCCGACGCGAGAACCTCCGCAAGGAACTCCACCGAGGCGTCGAGGTCCATCGGCTGCTGCGCACGGGCCTCGCCGGCCAATGGCAAGCCGCCCACCCCGGCTTTGACATCGTGCGCGACCCTGCCTGGTTGGCAGTTGACACCTGCGATGCACACGGCCAGCAGGAACCCGTGCCCGGACTTGACGTCGTGCTGCGCCACAACCCCTTCCGCCCCCACGACGACGTGGTCTGTGTCGCCGCGCTGACGGCTCCACGCCCCTGGCCGGGCCGCACGGGCATGCACTCCCGCCTCAGCAATGTCGTCGAACGGCTGACGGCGAAGACGGGCCGCCCGTCGAGCGCCGTCGCCGCCGAGTGGTTCCTGCGCTACCTCGACCACGTGGTGCGCCCGGTGCTCTGGCTGGACGCCGTGGCCGGTGTCGCGCTGGAGGCGCACCAGCAGAACACCTTGGTGATCCTCGATCGCGATGGTTGGCCCATCGGCGGTCGATACCGCGACAACCAGGGCTACTACTTCCGAGAGTCGCGCCGCGAGGAGTTGCATCGGCGGCTGCCCGGTATCGGACGGGCCAGCGACACCTTTGTCTCGGACGACGTCGCCGACGAGAGATTCGCCTACTACCTGGCGGTCAACAACGTCTTCGGTCTCGTCGGAGCCTTCGGATCACAAGGTCTGGTCGACGAACACGTACTGCTCGCAGCCTTCCGGCAGTTCCTCCTCTCCACTCGCGCACTCGGCTCCCCCCTGCCGGCTCTGTTGCTGGAGGCACCGGCCCTTCGAGCCAAGGCCAACCTGCTCACGCGGCTCCATGGCCTCGATGAACTCGTCGGACCCGTCGACACTCAGTCCGTATACGTCACCATCACCAACCCTCTCCATCGCTGA
- a CDS encoding trypsin-like serine peptidase yields the protein MRPIRPTLAAASLAAVLALTATACGPGEDNAGDKPSATAAAPTDGKITIPDELKDRLKAHGIDLDKWRNGEWKNWDKDKWLREAQDFVNPIIEGLWDPDRMREAEKPPEQPIDEDISGDEGVTDPTPARVSAAAVAAPYRTSAPEAGKVFFDGPEGSMVCSATVVKDPANPGKSNMVWTAGHCVHAGKKGGWYRNIAFVPSYNDGAKPSAQLESATKEEIAPHGVWWGDWAQTSDQWIGQGAKTGGQGAPFDFAVIHVTPEKGGTGKSLEETVGSALPVDFNAPAVGQITNMTATGYPAAPPFDGEKMFQCPDKPGRLSVKTNEPTMYRIGCTMTGGSSGGGWVANGKDGKPALVSNTSIGPVSAGWLAGPRLGPEAKAVYDAVSEKFAGQ from the coding sequence ATGCGACCCATTCGTCCGACGCTGGCGGCGGCCTCCTTGGCCGCTGTCCTCGCCCTGACTGCCACCGCCTGTGGTCCCGGCGAGGACAACGCGGGCGACAAGCCGAGCGCCACCGCCGCCGCACCCACCGATGGCAAGATCACGATCCCGGACGAGCTGAAGGACCGGCTCAAGGCACACGGGATAGACCTCGACAAGTGGCGCAATGGCGAGTGGAAGAACTGGGACAAGGACAAGTGGCTGCGTGAGGCCCAGGACTTCGTCAATCCGATCATCGAGGGCCTCTGGGACCCGGATCGGATGAGGGAAGCCGAGAAGCCCCCGGAGCAGCCGATCGACGAGGACATCTCCGGTGATGAGGGGGTCACCGACCCGACACCGGCACGGGTGAGCGCCGCTGCGGTGGCCGCCCCGTACCGGACGAGCGCCCCCGAGGCCGGCAAGGTGTTCTTCGACGGGCCCGAGGGCTCCATGGTGTGCTCCGCGACGGTGGTGAAGGATCCGGCCAACCCGGGCAAGTCCAACATGGTGTGGACCGCGGGCCACTGTGTTCACGCCGGCAAGAAGGGCGGCTGGTACCGGAACATCGCCTTCGTGCCGTCGTACAACGATGGCGCCAAGCCCTCCGCACAGTTGGAGAGCGCCACCAAGGAAGAGATCGCTCCCCATGGAGTGTGGTGGGGCGACTGGGCCCAGACGTCCGACCAGTGGATCGGCCAGGGGGCGAAGACCGGTGGTCAGGGTGCACCGTTCGACTTCGCGGTGATCCATGTGACCCCGGAGAAGGGCGGGACGGGGAAGTCGCTGGAGGAGACGGTCGGTTCTGCACTGCCGGTGGACTTCAACGCCCCTGCGGTGGGACAGATCACGAATATGACGGCGACCGGCTATCCGGCAGCGCCGCCCTTCGACGGCGAGAAGATGTTCCAGTGCCCGGACAAGCCGGGGCGGCTCTCCGTGAAGACGAACGAGCCCACGATGTACCGCATCGGATGCACGATGACCGGTGGCTCGTCCGGCGGAGGCTGGGTGGCGAACGGCAAGGACGGCAAGCCGGCCCTGGTTTCCAACACGTCGATCGGCCCGGTCTCGGCAGGCTGGCTCGCCGGCCCGAGGCTCGGACCTGAGGCCAAGGCGGTCTACGACGCGGTGAGCGAGAAGTTCGCCGGTCAGTAG
- the lexA gene encoding transcriptional repressor LexA, which produces MTTTADAATITAQDRSQNRFEPVHTMNDAATTPEGAEPSRPTRSLPGRPPGIRADSSGLTDRQRRVIEVIRDSVQRRGYPPSMREIGQAVGLSSTSSVAHQLMALERKGFLRRDPHRPRAYEVRGSDQPNTQATDTTGKPAASYVPLVGRIAAGGPILAEESVEDVFPLPRQLVGDGELFVLKVVGDSMIEAAICDGDWVTVRRQPVAENGDIVAAMLDGEATVKRFKRENGHVWLLPHNAAYQPIPGDDATILGKVVAVLRRV; this is translated from the coding sequence GTGACCACCACCGCAGACGCAGCCACCATTACTGCCCAAGACCGCTCCCAGAATCGATTCGAGCCGGTGCACACCATGAATGACGCAGCCACGACCCCTGAGGGGGCGGAGCCTTCTCGGCCCACACGTTCGCTGCCCGGCCGACCTCCAGGGATCAGGGCGGACAGTTCCGGACTCACGGATCGACAAAGGCGTGTCATCGAGGTGATCCGCGACTCCGTGCAACGGCGCGGCTACCCGCCGTCGATGCGTGAAATCGGGCAGGCCGTGGGGCTGTCGAGCACTTCTTCTGTAGCCCATCAATTGATGGCGCTGGAGCGGAAGGGATTCCTTCGCCGTGACCCGCATCGGCCACGAGCCTATGAGGTGAGGGGTTCCGACCAGCCCAACACCCAAGCGACCGACACCACGGGCAAGCCGGCAGCCTCGTACGTTCCGCTCGTCGGGCGCATTGCGGCTGGCGGTCCGATCCTCGCGGAGGAATCGGTAGAGGACGTCTTTCCCCTTCCGCGGCAGCTAGTCGGTGACGGCGAGCTCTTCGTGTTGAAGGTCGTCGGGGACTCCATGATCGAGGCCGCCATCTGTGACGGCGACTGGGTGACCGTGCGCCGCCAGCCCGTCGCCGAAAACGGTGACATCGTGGCGGCCATGCTCGACGGAGAGGCCACGGTCAAGCGCTTCAAGCGGGAGAACGGGCACGTGTGGCTCCTCCCCCACAATGCGGCGTACCAGCCGATCCCCGGTGACGACGCCACGATCCTCGGCAAGGTCGTGGCGGTGCTGCGGCGGGTGTGA
- a CDS encoding M1 family metallopeptidase, which produces MLPTSRPTGTRRGLRAALLAAAAACLVAAVLPPPSPAPLGIGDPLFPHLGNPGYDVVEYDIAFTYHGGNDKPLDTITKIDAWATERLERVNLDFTHGTVGAVEVNGLPAEFATAGEDLVVEPALPLEAGSRLRITVKHTSDPRGTAGAGGWVRTGDGLAMANQADAAHRVFPSNDHPADKAYFTFRITAPSELTAVANGVRQSKQEHGSTTTWAYRTHHPMATELAQVSIGTSAVPTRKGPGGLPLRDVVPAKDLATLERWLKKTPDQLTWMEGKVGRYPFETYGVLIADAETGYELETQTLSLFERRLFVNGQFPEWYVDSIMVHELAHQWFGDSVSPHTWSDLWLNEGHATWYEALYAKEKAGHSLEARMREAYRRSDQWRAEGGPPAAPKPPAPGQKISLFRPVVYDGSALVLYALHQTIGSEAFDRLERAWVSDHRDGTATTKDFTDLAGKIAQRDLTSFFQGWLYEERTPPMPGHPDWRTSTPAKAAVPVKPPAR; this is translated from the coding sequence ATGCTGCCCACTTCCCGACCCACCGGCACCCGGCGCGGACTGCGCGCCGCGCTGCTGGCCGCGGCTGCGGCCTGCCTCGTCGCCGCCGTCCTCCCCCCTCCCTCGCCGGCACCTCTGGGCATCGGCGACCCGCTCTTCCCCCACCTGGGCAATCCGGGCTACGACGTCGTCGAGTACGACATCGCCTTCACCTACCACGGCGGCAATGACAAGCCCCTGGACACGATCACCAAGATCGACGCATGGGCCACCGAACGGCTGGAGCGCGTCAACCTCGACTTCACCCACGGCACGGTGGGCGCGGTCGAGGTCAACGGCCTCCCGGCCGAATTCGCCACCGCAGGAGAGGACCTCGTCGTCGAGCCCGCCCTTCCCCTGGAAGCCGGCTCACGGCTGCGGATCACGGTGAAGCACACGAGCGATCCGCGCGGCACGGCGGGCGCCGGCGGCTGGGTGCGCACCGGCGACGGGCTGGCGATGGCCAACCAGGCGGACGCGGCCCACCGGGTCTTCCCGTCCAATGACCACCCCGCGGACAAGGCGTACTTCACCTTTCGGATCACGGCGCCCAGCGAGCTGACCGCCGTGGCCAACGGGGTGCGGCAGTCCAAGCAGGAGCACGGTTCCACCACGACGTGGGCCTATCGCACCCACCACCCGATGGCCACGGAACTCGCCCAGGTCTCGATCGGCACCTCCGCCGTTCCCACCCGGAAGGGTCCCGGCGGCCTGCCCCTGCGCGATGTGGTGCCTGCCAAGGACCTCGCCACCCTGGAACGCTGGCTGAAGAAGACACCCGACCAACTGACGTGGATGGAGGGGAAGGTCGGCCGCTACCCCTTCGAGACGTACGGCGTTCTCATCGCCGACGCAGAGACGGGCTACGAACTGGAGACCCAGACCCTGTCGCTCTTCGAGCGCCGCCTCTTCGTTAACGGTCAGTTCCCCGAGTGGTACGTGGACTCGATCATGGTTCATGAGCTGGCCCACCAGTGGTTCGGCGACAGCGTCTCCCCCCACACCTGGTCCGACCTGTGGCTGAACGAGGGCCACGCCACCTGGTACGAAGCGCTGTACGCCAAGGAGAAGGCCGGGCACTCCCTGGAAGCCAGGATGCGTGAGGCGTACCGTCGCTCGGACCAGTGGCGCGCCGAAGGCGGACCGCCCGCGGCGCCCAAGCCTCCCGCCCCCGGGCAGAAGATCAGCCTCTTCCGTCCGGTGGTCTACGACGGCAGCGCACTGGTGCTGTACGCCCTCCACCAGACGATCGGCAGCGAGGCGTTCGACCGCCTGGAGCGTGCCTGGGTCAGCGACCACCGCGACGGAACGGCCACCACGAAGGACTTCACCGATCTCGCCGGAAAGATCGCGCAGCGTGACCTCACGTCGTTCTTCCAGGGCTGGCTGTACGAGGAGCGGACGCCGCCGATGCCGGGTCACCCCGACTGGCGGACCAGCACGCCCGCGAAGGCCGCGGTCCCGGTGAAACCGCCGGCCCGGTGA
- the hflX gene encoding GTPase HflX, producing the protein MTSSSSTSQDEQSFDSQSLADARTDSLRADALMEEDVAWSREIDGERDGEQLERSERAALRRVAGLSTELEDVTEVEYRQLRLERVVLVGVWTSGTMQDAENSLAELAALAETAGAVVLDGVFQRRDKPDSATYIGSGKAQELRDIVLETGADTVVCDGELSPGQLIHLEDVVKVKVVDRTALILDIFAQHAKSREGKAQVALAQMQYMLPRLRGWGQSLSRQMGGGGGGGMATRGPGETKIETDRRRIREKMAKMRREIAEMKTGREIKRQERRRNKVPSVAIAGYTNAGKSSLLNRLTGAGVLVENALFATLDPTVRRAETPSGRGYTLADTVGFVRHLPHHLVEAFRSTMEEVGDADLILHVVDGAHPAPEEQLAAVREVIRDVGAVDVPEVVVINKADAADPVVLQRLLRIERHAIAVSARTGEGIEELLALIDAELPRPEVEIEALVPYTEGGLVSRVHADGEVLSEEHTPEGTLLKARVHEELAAALTPYVPVTH; encoded by the coding sequence ATGACCTCCTCTTCTTCCACTTCCCAGGACGAGCAGAGCTTCGACTCACAGAGCTTGGCCGATGCGCGCACCGACAGCCTTCGGGCCGATGCCCTGATGGAAGAGGACGTCGCCTGGAGCCGTGAGATCGACGGGGAGCGGGACGGCGAACAGCTCGAACGCTCCGAGCGTGCCGCGCTGCGGCGGGTGGCCGGCCTCTCCACCGAGTTGGAGGACGTCACCGAGGTCGAGTACCGACAGCTGCGCCTGGAGCGTGTGGTGCTGGTCGGCGTATGGACCTCGGGGACCATGCAGGACGCGGAGAACTCCCTCGCGGAGCTCGCCGCCCTGGCCGAGACCGCTGGGGCCGTGGTGCTCGACGGTGTGTTCCAGCGCCGGGACAAGCCGGACTCCGCCACCTACATCGGCTCCGGCAAGGCCCAGGAGCTAAGGGACATCGTGCTGGAGACCGGCGCAGACACGGTCGTCTGCGACGGTGAGCTCAGCCCGGGCCAGTTGATCCACCTCGAAGACGTCGTCAAGGTCAAGGTGGTCGACCGCACCGCCCTCATCCTGGACATCTTCGCGCAGCACGCCAAGTCCCGTGAGGGCAAGGCCCAGGTCGCCCTGGCGCAGATGCAGTACATGCTGCCCAGACTGCGCGGCTGGGGACAGTCCCTCTCGCGGCAGATGGGTGGCGGTGGCGGCGGCGGTATGGCCACCCGTGGACCCGGTGAGACCAAGATCGAGACGGACCGGCGTCGGATTCGCGAGAAGATGGCGAAGATGCGCCGTGAGATCGCGGAGATGAAGACCGGCCGGGAGATCAAGCGCCAAGAGCGTCGGCGCAACAAGGTGCCGTCGGTTGCCATCGCGGGTTATACCAACGCCGGGAAGTCGTCCCTGCTCAACCGTCTGACCGGGGCCGGAGTCCTGGTGGAGAACGCACTGTTCGCCACGTTGGACCCGACCGTGCGTCGGGCGGAGACTCCGAGCGGCCGGGGCTACACGCTGGCCGACACCGTCGGATTCGTACGTCATCTGCCCCACCACCTGGTCGAGGCGTTCCGCTCCACCATGGAGGAGGTCGGCGACGCCGACCTGATCCTCCATGTGGTGGACGGCGCGCACCCGGCTCCGGAGGAGCAGTTGGCCGCGGTGCGTGAGGTGATCCGTGACGTCGGCGCGGTGGACGTGCCGGAGGTCGTGGTGATCAACAAGGCGGATGCCGCCGATCCCGTGGTCCTCCAGCGACTGTTGCGGATCGAGCGGCATGCGATCGCGGTGTCGGCGCGCACCGGTGAGGGCATCGAAGAGCTCTTGGCCCTGATCGACGCGGAGTTGCCGCGGCCCGAGGTCGAGATCGAGGCTCTCGTTCCCTACACCGAGGGCGGATTGGTCTCGCGGGTGCACGCCGACGGAGAAGTGCTTTCCGAGGAGCACACTCCCGAAGGGACACTGCTCAAGGCCCGGGTCCATGAGGAACTGGCCGCCGCACTGACCCCGTACGTGCCTGTCACGCACTGA
- the nrdR gene encoding transcriptional regulator NrdR, which produces MHCPFCRHPDSRVVDSRTTDDGTSIRRRRQCPDCARRFTTVETASLMVIKRSGVTEPFSRTKVISGVRKACQGRPVTEDALAQLGQRVEEALRATGSAELTTHDVGLAILGPLQELDLVAYLRFASVYRAFNSLEDFEAAIAELRVNRPPADVGGPGETLEVPVPAAATD; this is translated from the coding sequence ATGCACTGCCCCTTCTGCAGGCACCCCGACAGCCGTGTCGTCGACAGCCGTACCACCGACGACGGGACGTCGATCCGGCGCCGCCGGCAGTGCCCGGACTGCGCTCGCCGATTCACCACGGTGGAGACGGCCTCGTTGATGGTGATCAAGCGCAGCGGGGTCACCGAGCCCTTCAGTCGCACCAAGGTCATCTCCGGAGTGCGCAAGGCGTGCCAGGGGCGACCGGTCACCGAGGATGCACTCGCCCAGCTCGGCCAACGGGTCGAGGAAGCGTTGCGCGCCACCGGTAGTGCCGAGCTGACCACGCACGATGTGGGGCTGGCCATACTCGGCCCTTTGCAGGAGCTCGACCTCGTGGCCTACCTGCGCTTCGCGTCCGTCTATCGGGCGTTCAACTCACTCGAAGACTTCGAGGCGGCCATCGCGGAGCTCCGCGTGAACAGGCCGCCCGCAGATGTGGGCGGGCCCGGCGAGACCCTTGAGGTCCCGGTGCCCGCAGCCGCCACCGACTAG